Proteins encoded by one window of Porphyromonas vaginalis:
- a CDS encoding OmpA family protein, which yields MTKKSFIVGLCVILLSAAVSTPVEAQRDGRQAPRQKRDRTERVEKGERDRREKEVVMTKQELATLINAIVTAAEEDEMNKACPQQRDITITNNKDRDLLYLLLQYHNLNAMKATPVYTQPGQPINVGGQLYYPAGSNLVVAQGAQATNDADKIKALEEELARLKAAQQNPQRDDDQIAQQLAALRSQIDELEKAPAQAPVYNYDNRRVIHQDRSRNNVQLSRSVFFKVNSDVLNAEGREAVRNVADFVINDPRALVLVYGYASIDGPVDFNNKLAAKRAASVIKALQEAGVPAAAIKRYDNGVDTTPAKRTDARRVDMDVIY from the coding sequence ATGACTAAGAAATCATTTATAGTCGGGCTGTGCGTGATCCTTCTATCAGCTGCTGTCTCCACACCTGTGGAGGCACAGCGTGATGGACGTCAGGCACCTCGCCAGAAGCGCGACCGCACGGAGCGCGTCGAGAAGGGCGAGCGTGACAGACGTGAGAAAGAGGTGGTAATGACAAAGCAAGAGCTAGCCACGCTCATCAATGCTATAGTCACCGCAGCCGAAGAGGATGAGATGAATAAGGCTTGTCCTCAGCAACGTGACATAACAATCACAAACAATAAGGACAGAGATCTACTCTATCTACTCCTACAGTATCACAACCTCAACGCTATGAAGGCCACTCCAGTCTATACACAGCCTGGACAGCCTATCAACGTCGGAGGACAGCTATACTACCCCGCTGGGAGTAATCTTGTCGTAGCTCAGGGGGCTCAGGCTACTAACGATGCGGACAAGATCAAAGCACTCGAAGAGGAGCTAGCTCGCCTCAAGGCAGCTCAGCAGAACCCTCAGCGTGACGATGATCAGATAGCTCAGCAGCTAGCCGCTCTACGTAGTCAGATTGATGAGCTAGAGAAGGCTCCTGCACAGGCTCCTGTCTACAACTACGACAACCGTCGGGTGATCCACCAAGACCGCTCACGCAACAACGTGCAGCTCAGTCGTAGCGTATTCTTTAAGGTCAACTCGGACGTCCTCAATGCAGAGGGTCGCGAGGCTGTGCGCAACGTTGCTGACTTTGTCATCAACGATCCACGCGCCCTCGTACTCGTATACGGCTATGCTAGTATCGATGGTCCAGTAGACTTCAACAACAAGCTCGCAGCTAAGCGTGCTGCTAGTGTCATCAAGGCACTCCAAGAGGCAGGCGTACCCGCAGCTGCTATCAAGCGTTACGACAATGGTGTCGACACGACACCAGCTAAGCGCACCGATGCACGCCGCGTAGACATGGACGTCATCTACTAG
- a CDS encoding acyltransferase has translation MSEQTLRHQGLDLLRLLSVVMVIGIHTAGGYFMEEASLSERWQAAPWYALSVGAVSLFVMMSGAFMLSPERQIGSLVHFYKRSVGRKILLPLLVWSVGYYFWYCAKEQAWLAFQWYHLWYLVMLAGLYVVTPMLRWLCERIERSDSPTYGGNRGLLILTLGSYLVALAVDIYYRSYGIQQICLLWWVQYLPYYLAGYLISRTISQLPGKGWLVALFIGSMLLHGALLIYVPYQLLGRVGVNFFPLVVLKVVSLFALCYRWRPTARLLVSASTLYPYVMGIYLVHFAVLQVVFKLFVLFLPALTACPAVSLPLRILLIALISLGVTALLRKVPRLRPLV, from the coding sequence ATGTCAGAGCAGACGTTACGCCATCAGGGACTTGACCTCCTGCGGCTCCTCTCGGTCGTGATGGTAATCGGCATTCACACGGCGGGAGGGTACTTTATGGAAGAGGCTTCGCTGTCAGAGCGTTGGCAGGCTGCCCCGTGGTATGCACTCTCAGTGGGAGCGGTGTCACTCTTTGTGATGATGAGCGGAGCCTTCATGCTATCGCCTGAGCGGCAGATCGGGAGCTTGGTACACTTCTACAAGCGTAGTGTGGGGCGCAAGATACTCTTGCCACTGCTTGTCTGGTCTGTGGGCTACTACTTCTGGTACTGTGCGAAGGAGCAGGCGTGGCTCGCCTTCCAGTGGTATCACTTGTGGTATCTCGTGATGCTGGCGGGACTCTACGTGGTCACCCCTATGCTACGCTGGCTCTGCGAGCGGATCGAGCGTAGCGATAGTCCTACCTATGGAGGCAATCGGGGATTACTGATCTTGACGCTCGGGAGCTATCTCGTAGCGCTTGCTGTAGACATCTACTACCGCTCGTATGGCATCCAGCAGATCTGCCTGCTCTGGTGGGTGCAGTACCTCCCTTACTACCTTGCGGGCTATCTGATCTCTCGCACCATTAGTCAGTTGCCGGGCAAAGGCTGGCTCGTGGCACTCTTCATCGGGAGTATGCTGCTACACGGAGCACTGCTCATTTACGTGCCTTACCAATTGTTAGGACGGGTGGGTGTCAACTTCTTTCCGCTGGTCGTACTCAAGGTGGTCTCGCTCTTCGCCCTCTGCTACCGATGGCGACCCACAGCACGACTCTTAGTATCGGCAAGTACGCTTTACCCCTATGTGATGGGGATCTACTTGGTACACTTTGCGGTGCTGCAGGTAGTCTTCAAGCTTTTCGTCCTTTTCCTCCCCGCACTGACCGCCTGTCCAGCTGTAAGCCTCCCGCTACGCATCCTTCTCATTGCGCTCATCTCATTAGGTGTCACCGCTTTGCTCCGCAAGGTGCCACGACTACGACCGCTAGTTTAG
- a CDS encoding Ig-like domain-containing protein, with protein MFFKTLPLNVLLLALTLSLIACHKEPPTTPKPPTEPTHTTLSVSPERLSLRVGKRAQLSVSATPADATLRYTYQSTNEAVATVSSQGLVTAVAEGHCTITIAAGEAQVSVSVQVLPAVQVDAKRYIGADDPDRRFVPIYIPILAEIEQRKDEIQMANEAKDWLLESDRKVPGGSSYALSFIAPSQGDNYTDMRYIKRIAYRYTPGRTDRSFLLLFTAYLSHEDILIKAYQKDSEAYDLLKSIAQGYGFTDDFRMTKDERKGPLFYAYCRDRYPEGDLWLCIQSVPATDGAGFGLRLQIATSTVPKK; from the coding sequence ATGTTCTTCAAGACACTACCATTAAACGTTTTACTCCTAGCTCTGACGCTCTCGCTCATAGCTTGTCACAAGGAGCCACCCACAACGCCGAAGCCACCCACGGAGCCTACTCACACGACGCTCTCCGTCTCACCCGAGAGGCTCTCACTACGGGTAGGGAAGCGTGCACAGCTGAGCGTCTCAGCGACACCCGCTGATGCAACACTGCGATACACCTACCAGTCAACAAATGAGGCTGTCGCCACCGTCAGCAGCCAAGGCTTAGTAACCGCCGTGGCGGAGGGGCACTGTACCATAACTATCGCTGCTGGCGAAGCTCAGGTCTCCGTTTCTGTCCAAGTCTTGCCCGCCGTCCAGGTTGATGCCAAGAGATATATAGGAGCTGATGACCCCGACAGACGATTTGTCCCAATCTACATACCAATCCTTGCGGAGATTGAGCAGCGCAAGGATGAGATACAGATGGCAAACGAAGCTAAAGATTGGCTCTTGGAAAGTGATCGTAAGGTACCTGGAGGCTCTTCCTACGCACTCTCCTTTATCGCCCCGAGTCAAGGAGACAATTATACCGACATGCGCTACATCAAGCGCATCGCTTACAGATACACTCCTGGACGTACGGATCGATCTTTCCTGCTACTCTTCACCGCCTATCTATCCCATGAAGACATCCTCATCAAAGCGTACCAAAAAGACAGCGAGGCTTACGACCTACTCAAGAGTATCGCTCAGGGGTACGGCTTTACCGACGACTTTAGGATGACAAAGGATGAAAGAAAAGGGCCACTCTTTTATGCTTACTGCAGAGACCGATACCCCGAGGGGGACTTATGGCTTTGCATCCAGTCTGTGCCTGCTACCGATGGGGCTGGCTTCGGTCTGAGACTACAGATTGCCACGTCTACGGTACCAAAGAAGTAA
- a CDS encoding outer membrane beta-barrel protein: MNKKILLLCTALVALLSFNGAKAQVKDASVTVGGGFQYEFLDDALNIDNAMLWGVRAGFGFGPIVELRGVYDRSFGIKSKLNGNEWNVDPIFKDQMSNRKIDIERYGAELKFNLLDGYILAPYLLVGGGIQNMKYELPIADQKIEMMKTDHLYFSGALGFKINLAPRIALNLSGNYLGFRTDLLNPYVNLAKASQKVDKHGLALMNNFSARAGLSVYLGGYDPRGGNEVSRAYRDFFSNGFRGMVFTIEPSLLYMDFNQNSYWNTRDSWFYGGQVGLDFNNTFGVRGFYYQAGKPGKKLNFDFDKECAMYGGYFTGRLNLPRGVTPYINLGAGYLDAKLSEKATELDKANLHDVVFGMAGIGLEVPLFRYVSVFGSANFIAHPAPGVKTTTVTKSSEIVAKNMAYQFGVRFNLGKAARHYQFDTTVDEEVQDKVNEMRDKEYREYREYRYYGQDRDNDEYVRMTPSEIEDMAQRIIDRNRTNKKGHSCQKGNVNRQPNDDALTPLERELVHALIGNSPQYIAQQQMLANEQVKAQSTTTTTTELTEQNEKILDRLDALDRKVEQSNQMRAQQPASTTTVVTTPPTHPAYQTPATPSAAAMNSDATPVDKNSNSLLKLNSVGLLVGTNLVKPKEENLFGTFAIGARAYMPISNTNLDFVPEIFVGFGKKTTLGISGNVVYNFNFKELGDFVPYLGAGVGGFTDTKLGVNFLVGTSYKLPQLNSAVFLDYGLRHSLRNHSVSLGYRFYF, encoded by the coding sequence ATGAATAAAAAAATCCTACTACTATGTACGGCTCTTGTAGCTCTTCTGAGCTTCAACGGGGCCAAGGCACAGGTCAAGGATGCGAGCGTCACTGTCGGTGGCGGCTTTCAGTATGAGTTCCTTGACGATGCTCTCAACATCGACAACGCTATGCTATGGGGCGTACGCGCTGGCTTCGGCTTCGGCCCAATTGTAGAGCTACGCGGTGTCTATGATCGCTCTTTCGGCATCAAGTCTAAGCTCAACGGCAATGAGTGGAACGTAGATCCGATCTTTAAGGATCAGATGAGTAATCGCAAGATCGACATCGAGCGCTATGGTGCTGAGCTGAAGTTCAACCTCCTCGATGGCTACATCCTAGCTCCTTACCTACTCGTCGGTGGTGGTATCCAAAACATGAAGTACGAGCTACCCATCGCTGATCAGAAGATCGAGATGATGAAGACTGATCACCTATACTTCTCTGGAGCACTAGGCTTTAAGATCAATCTAGCACCTCGTATCGCCCTCAACCTATCAGGTAACTACCTGGGCTTCCGCACAGATCTACTCAACCCATACGTCAATCTAGCAAAGGCTAGTCAGAAGGTCGACAAGCATGGTCTAGCTCTGATGAACAACTTCTCAGCTCGTGCTGGTCTCTCTGTCTACCTCGGTGGCTACGACCCCAGAGGTGGTAATGAGGTAAGCCGCGCTTACAGAGACTTCTTCTCAAACGGCTTCCGTGGTATGGTCTTCACGATCGAGCCCTCTCTCCTATACATGGACTTCAATCAGAACTCTTACTGGAACACACGTGACTCATGGTTCTACGGTGGTCAGGTAGGTCTAGACTTCAACAACACCTTCGGTGTACGTGGATTCTACTACCAAGCTGGTAAGCCTGGCAAGAAGCTCAACTTCGACTTCGACAAGGAGTGCGCTATGTACGGTGGTTACTTCACCGGCCGTCTCAACCTACCTCGTGGTGTGACACCTTACATCAACCTCGGTGCTGGTTACCTCGATGCTAAGCTCTCTGAGAAGGCTACCGAGCTAGACAAGGCTAACCTACATGATGTCGTATTCGGTATGGCTGGTATCGGTCTAGAGGTACCCCTCTTCCGCTATGTCAGCGTATTCGGTAGTGCAAACTTCATCGCACACCCAGCTCCTGGAGTCAAGACAACGACGGTCACAAAGAGCTCTGAGATCGTTGCTAAGAACATGGCTTATCAGTTCGGTGTACGCTTTAACCTAGGTAAAGCTGCTCGTCACTACCAGTTTGACACAACTGTAGACGAGGAGGTCCAGGATAAGGTCAACGAGATGCGAGATAAGGAGTATCGCGAGTATCGTGAGTACCGCTACTATGGTCAGGATCGTGACAATGATGAGTATGTACGCATGACTCCATCTGAGATCGAGGATATGGCACAGCGCATCATCGATCGCAACCGCACCAACAAGAAGGGTCACTCCTGCCAGAAGGGCAACGTCAACCGTCAGCCCAACGATGACGCTCTTACTCCACTAGAGCGCGAGCTAGTACACGCCCTCATCGGCAATTCTCCCCAGTACATCGCTCAGCAGCAGATGCTCGCTAATGAGCAGGTAAAGGCTCAGAGCACTACGACAACTACGACTGAGCTAACAGAGCAAAACGAGAAGATCCTCGATCGTCTCGATGCACTTGATAGAAAGGTCGAGCAGAGCAATCAGATGCGTGCACAGCAGCCCGCCTCTACGACGACTGTTGTAACGACACCTCCTACGCACCCTGCTTATCAGACTCCTGCTACACCTTCTGCAGCAGCTATGAATAGCGATGCAACACCCGTAGACAAGAACTCTAATAGTCTCCTCAAGCTAAACTCTGTAGGCCTACTCGTAGGTACCAACCTCGTAAAGCCTAAGGAGGAGAACCTCTTCGGTACTTTTGCAATCGGTGCTCGCGCTTACATGCCTATCAGCAATACGAACCTAGACTTCGTCCCTGAGATCTTCGTCGGCTTTGGCAAGAAGACTACCCTCGGTATCTCAGGCAACGTCGTTTACAACTTCAACTTCAAGGAGCTAGGTGACTTCGTACCTTATCTAGGTGCTGGTGTCGGTGGCTTTACAGACACAAAGCTTGGTGTCAACTTCCTCGTTGGTACTTCTTACAAGCTTCCACAGCTCAACAGTGCTGTATTCCTAGATTACGGTCTACGTCACTCACTACGCAATCATAGCGTATCTCTCGGATACCGCTTCTACTTCTAA
- the dnaG gene encoding DNA primase translates to MIDEQTKQLIIDTARIDEVVQDFVHLRRKGSAFVGLCPFHKDRHPSFIVTPSKNICKCFACGAGGTPVSFIMKIQNCSFVEALRYLAQKYNIPVPEREMTEEEQQRQSEREALYLANEVAAKFFTEQLLSSEEGLDIALPYFTQRGVRSEAIQTFGLGYSPSDRRALAKYVEAHGYDMESFVATGLLYAPSEGRPSADRYHERVIFPIYNVGGRVVGFGGRTMRKADKIAKYINSPESIIYDKSRELYGLYQAKRAIAHLDQSIIVEGYLDVIAMHQVGIENVVATSGTALTESQIQLLRRFSHNVLVLFDGDEAGVKAALRSIDMLLAEGMQIKLLVLPDGEDPDEFVSNRSRTEVEEYFAAHAQDFLTFKSQLYAQQMASDPQLKTQLMRDILQSIATIPDSLERIVYIQQMSQMYGVAEDLLLQQIKRERFSRGRVYQYAPPEAETPEEDAPEETPQEISPLDAPMSNEELDLIRLVVRYGERKLKISVQDEEAGEGAEPMVIQVAVANFVYQELKQDDIVIDHPLVKRILNDSNKMMLEELSVSEDGESKHRCGSFLCNSEVPQVAALAVDLYATPYRLSRKAREELQMPNNDDDDEEVPDEWVREMTFKVLYTYKLAYADERCQQISKQIQTLQEEHPEADYESYQPLLQELSTWQEIRRMLGQFSGQRVVIS, encoded by the coding sequence ATGATTGACGAACAGACCAAACAACTGATCATAGATACGGCACGCATCGATGAGGTGGTGCAGGACTTCGTGCATCTACGACGCAAGGGGTCGGCCTTTGTGGGGCTGTGTCCATTTCACAAGGATCGTCACCCCTCCTTTATCGTCACTCCGTCCAAGAATATCTGCAAGTGCTTCGCTTGTGGTGCTGGTGGCACGCCTGTATCCTTCATCATGAAGATACAGAACTGCTCCTTCGTCGAGGCACTCCGCTACCTCGCTCAGAAGTATAATATCCCAGTGCCAGAGCGGGAGATGACCGAGGAGGAGCAACAGCGTCAGAGTGAGCGTGAGGCACTTTACCTCGCTAATGAGGTGGCAGCGAAGTTCTTTACCGAGCAGCTCCTCAGCAGTGAGGAGGGGCTAGATATAGCCCTGCCTTACTTCACGCAGCGTGGCGTCCGCTCGGAGGCGATACAGACCTTTGGGCTGGGCTACTCGCCTAGTGATCGTCGTGCTTTGGCTAAGTATGTCGAGGCGCATGGCTACGACATGGAGAGCTTTGTGGCGACGGGGCTGCTCTACGCTCCGAGCGAGGGGCGTCCGAGTGCTGACCGCTATCACGAGCGGGTTATCTTCCCTATATATAATGTAGGGGGGCGGGTCGTCGGCTTCGGTGGGCGTACGATGCGCAAGGCGGACAAGATCGCCAAGTATATCAATTCGCCCGAGAGCATCATCTACGACAAGAGCCGTGAGCTATATGGTCTGTATCAGGCGAAGCGTGCCATAGCACATCTGGATCAAAGCATCATCGTCGAGGGCTATCTCGATGTGATCGCCATGCACCAGGTAGGCATAGAGAATGTAGTGGCGACCTCTGGTACGGCACTTACGGAGAGCCAAATACAGCTCTTGCGACGCTTCTCGCACAATGTGTTGGTGCTCTTCGACGGTGACGAGGCGGGGGTCAAGGCGGCACTGCGCTCGATCGATATGCTCCTCGCTGAGGGGATGCAGATCAAGCTCTTGGTACTACCCGATGGAGAGGACCCCGATGAGTTTGTCTCCAATCGTAGTCGCACAGAGGTGGAGGAGTACTTTGCAGCCCATGCGCAGGACTTCCTGACCTTCAAGTCGCAACTCTACGCTCAGCAGATGGCTAGTGACCCGCAGCTCAAGACGCAGCTGATGCGAGACATCTTGCAGAGCATTGCCACGATCCCCGACAGCCTCGAGCGGATCGTCTACATACAGCAGATGTCTCAGATGTATGGCGTGGCCGAGGATCTACTCTTGCAGCAGATCAAGCGAGAGCGCTTTAGCCGTGGGCGGGTCTATCAGTATGCCCCTCCAGAGGCAGAGACACCCGAAGAGGACGCTCCCGAGGAGACCCCGCAGGAGATCTCGCCTCTAGATGCGCCAATGAGCAATGAGGAACTGGATCTGATCCGCCTAGTAGTGCGCTACGGAGAGCGAAAGCTAAAGATCTCTGTGCAGGACGAGGAGGCTGGTGAGGGGGCTGAGCCTATGGTGATACAGGTCGCTGTGGCTAACTTCGTCTATCAGGAGCTCAAGCAAGATGACATAGTCATCGACCATCCGCTTGTCAAGCGCATTCTCAACGATAGCAACAAGATGATGCTGGAGGAGCTGAGCGTCTCGGAAGATGGTGAGTCGAAGCATCGCTGTGGCTCCTTCCTTTGCAATTCGGAGGTTCCGCAGGTGGCTGCGCTGGCGGTGGATCTCTACGCAACCCCATACAGGCTCTCTCGCAAGGCTCGCGAGGAGCTACAGATGCCAAATAACGATGATGATGACGAGGAAGTACCCGATGAGTGGGTGCGTGAGATGACCTTTAAGGTGCTATACACCTACAAGCTAGCGTACGCTGATGAGCGTTGTCAGCAGATCTCGAAGCAGATACAGACGCTACAGGAGGAGCATCCAGAGGCAGACTACGAGAGCTACCAGCCACTCCTCCAGGAGCTATCCACATGGCAAGAGATACGCAGGATGCTGGGACAGTTTAGCGGTCAGCGTGTGGTCATTTCGTGA
- a CDS encoding ATP-binding protein: protein MQFADIYGYRALKQQFVHLTQSGQMPHAVLLEIQEGYPGLHLAWAWAQYIQCQSPTGEDSCGECASCKKVAASAHPDVIFVYPVVKAAQDETPTERYFDEWRTLLERSPYITDQDWLEVLEAGNSQPVIYVNEINSLLSRLSVTTTEGGWRTIIIYQPERMNDAAANKLLKSLEEPPAETLFILVSAHSDRLLDTILSRVQRFELPPMTEAEMREALTALHPELATDALEAMIPLVDGNLSDALRLLDSSASQDKLQELAQQWYDATLRADILRLKLLSEEVDKAGREGAVAFLKLLMQQVGQQWHRALRGEARVGELRVNNKAMGACYRLLEEAMREIRGNVLTKMVLFDTFLRMLLALRN, encoded by the coding sequence ATGCAGTTTGCCGATATATATGGATACCGAGCCCTCAAGCAGCAGTTCGTCCACCTGACCCAGTCTGGCCAGATGCCCCACGCTGTGCTACTGGAGATACAGGAGGGCTACCCAGGGCTTCACCTAGCGTGGGCCTGGGCGCAGTACATACAGTGTCAGTCTCCTACGGGCGAGGACTCTTGTGGCGAGTGCGCTTCCTGCAAGAAGGTCGCAGCTAGTGCTCACCCTGACGTCATCTTCGTCTATCCCGTGGTCAAAGCGGCACAAGACGAGACCCCTACGGAGCGATACTTCGACGAGTGGCGCACGCTCCTCGAGCGGTCGCCCTACATCACCGATCAGGACTGGCTCGAAGTGCTGGAGGCGGGCAATAGTCAGCCAGTTATTTACGTAAATGAGATCAATAGTCTCCTGTCACGTCTCTCTGTCACGACCACCGAAGGGGGCTGGCGCACGATCATCATCTACCAGCCTGAGCGCATGAATGATGCAGCGGCCAACAAACTTCTCAAGTCGCTCGAAGAGCCTCCCGCCGAGACGCTCTTTATCCTGGTGTCGGCACATTCGGATCGCCTCCTAGACACGATCCTGAGCCGTGTGCAGCGCTTCGAATTGCCTCCGATGACGGAGGCAGAGATGAGAGAGGCCTTGACAGCACTGCACCCTGAGCTAGCTACTGATGCCCTTGAGGCGATGATCCCCCTAGTGGACGGCAATCTGAGCGATGCCCTACGGCTACTCGATAGCTCCGCCTCGCAAGACAAACTACAAGAACTGGCGCAACAGTGGTACGATGCGACGCTACGAGCCGACATCTTGCGTCTGAAGCTGCTCAGTGAGGAGGTGGACAAAGCTGGACGTGAGGGAGCGGTCGCTTTCCTCAAACTACTGATGCAACAGGTGGGGCAGCAGTGGCACCGTGCGCTCCGTGGTGAGGCACGTGTAGGGGAGCTACGGGTCAACAATAAGGCAATGGGTGCCTGCTATCGTCTCCTCGAGGAGGCAATGCGAGAGATTCGTGGCAATGTGCTGACGAAGATGGTGCTCTTCGACACATTCCTGCGTATGCTGCTCGCCTTGCGCAACTAA